A window of the Euzebyales bacterium genome harbors these coding sequences:
- a CDS encoding lycopene cyclase family protein — protein sequence MEQFDSHHDVVVIGAGQAGLAMGHHLQRLGLDFVILDGATASATPGGPAGTR from the coding sequence ATGGAGCAGTTCGACAGCCACCACGACGTCGTCGTCATCGGCGCCGGCCAGGCCGGACTCGCGATGGGCCACCACCTGCAGCGGCTGGGCCTGGACTTCGTCATCCTCGACGGCGCCACCGCCTCGGCGACACCTGGCGGTCCCGCTGGGACTCGCTGA